TATTTGGTATTGAATAACAGACTCGATTCTGCCTATAATCATCTCGTGATGTTACTTTAGAGAAAAGCTAAAAATCATCCCTGTTTCCGGCATCACTTGAATTTCCTCCTTTCTGTCTTTGATGTTGCACAAACATTGAAGAATGTAGTGGAAATGAACAATTCAAAACATGTGCAAAAAACAGGTGTAAATATTTCATTATGAGATGGACCGTCATTGTTTGTCGTTTTGACTTCATTTACCCTGTTTGATGTTTTGTTGTTTCCTGCCATTTAACAGTTGCACACTCACATGTGAGCTAATTTTGTTATAGTTCGGTTCACATGCTTTGATAGTTTGATTATACAAAATGCCTTCATGTCGCGGGAAAAAAAATATCTCCCTTTATCCCCATATTAATTTTAGATAGTTCATCTGGACTGCATTCCGGGTTGGCAACAATTCTCAGTTATAAATGTTTCCAAAGTTGCAATCTTAATTATAACCGTTATTGCTACTGATAACTTGTTCTTTTAGCATGTATATACTAAATTTTGGGTGCTTTGTTGCTTCCTCAGTGTGTCTCATGTTGAAGTCAAGGGGAAATCACTAGGACCTGCATTTAGTGTTGAAACCAATGTACCATCTGGGTTGTTTGTGTTGAAGAGACAAACCAAGTTCAACCAACCAAGCTCACCTGAGAACAAGTTCAATGCTAATTCCACTGGTGATTTGGAGAGACACGTTAGAGAAATGCTTCCCATTGTGCTGCATGGAAATGTAGTGGATTTTGAGGAATATTATGAATGGGATGATGCCGATTATGAGACAGACGAGGAGTTCGTGGTCTAAATCATTTGTGGTTATGATTTTTCATTGTTCATTTTTTCTTTTTAAACTCAGCTTCTATCCTGCTTTGAACTGGATAGCAGCTCCATCTGTGGCTACTTTTCTTGAGCGCTAGACTATAGTGAGAGTGAGAGTGAGAGTGATGGTGTCATAAACTGTCGGTGTAGCTATCTACTTAAGGTATTATCGTATTATACAATTAGCAATTGTTATATTAGGTATGGTAATATTAAGAATCAGTCTGCTGATGCTCTGGGTTTTGGAAGGTGTCCAACAAACCTGTAAGGTCATCCTCGATTCCATTCTTAATATTCCTTGTAACCAACCCTGTAAATGTATGTCTGCCAAATCTTTACCTATGAAGTTTTGTATTCTGATGTCAAAATGCATAGTTCCATAATTACGGAAGTTTGATGTGTATGTTGCATCGTTCATCAAGACAGCTGACCGATTCAAAACCTACTTCTCAAGTCTCACAAATGCCGTTCATGAGCTGGTATAGTCGAGATCAATCAACTAGGATCGGATCCCTGGTGAAAAAGAAAAGAGTAGCTTTCCTCATCTCAATTTGAGACAGTACTCACACAAAGAAAAGAGTAGCTTTCCGACAGAGTATGCACACAAACGTCTTCACTTGTCTATCGGATTCCTCTACTTTATTTGTTCGTTCACCTGCCCGGTCTGGTCATCTTACGTGCTGGCTTGGACGAGTACAGTTCACTGATTTGAATCACGTGAACTAAAGCTCCAATATCCGTAGTACTTCAATTTCTTACTCGTAAAGTCAAGATCCTGCGCATCAATCACGTGAACTACCACTTACTGCTATTAACTCAGTAGACAATCAGACGAGATGCTAATTGGAGAAGAACTAACCGCACCTAAAGCACAAGCATACAGATTCCTAGTGTTCGTTCAGAGATTCCACTATACCCTTTTCATTCGGGAAAGCAGCTCCAGCTAAATCCTTAATGACATCATCTCTAATGGTGCTGGTTTTGGACCATATGTAGATGCCAACTAGTTGATGCTGCACATTTTCTTCAAGATGGAACTTTTCTCAAGGATATTTGTATATTTCATCAAAAATGTTGGGAATTCTTTCCTAAGTTTTGTAAACCTACAGATGCATACCAATATTTATCGAAATTCAGGCAACCTCTGAAATAACACTATTCATTTGAAACCAAAATTGCTAACCGCGCCCTGATATGATTCTCAAATCAGAACCACTAATCACATCACCATGTATTTGTGAATCCGAAGAAGAATAATACGTATTTGTGAATTGGGAGAAGATGGTTGACAAGGGAAGTGAACAATACTCAACGGATGATTTTTTTGTTGTCGATTGCTAACACTTGATTGCTTTTTTGGAAACAAGAACACATTATTTCTGTTGAAGAGCGCATAACATGGACGGTAACAAAATAAGTGAAGTTGTAAGTTCACCCTCCTGGTTTGCATACTGTTTGCACTAATAAATATTCATATCACAGTCTTGATAGTTATTAGGACACTGAAGCTCAACGGGGAACCTGCTCTTTAGGATGTTTTAGCCTTCACCGGAGCTGGCAGTAACTGCATCACCGAAACAAAGGAGAATGTCAGAAGAAAAACTATGCAGCAGTTAGTAATTCAAATCCGAGCAGAATTATGCAAATCCGCTAAGCACACATAAAGATAGACAGCATAGAGAACAGTGGCACAGATACCTGATAACACGAGATCAGAGAAGTAGTAAATCCCAAGGCTCCAGTAACACGTGGTGTGATTTTCTTAGGTGCCAACTGAAGCAACCCAATTGCAACCACTGTATCCATGGCTGCTTTAACCAGGGCTAGTGACCTTTCATTCGATTTTTTGAATTTAGCACGGTACGCCTCATTCTGCAGCCACAGATGCACAAAAAATGTAAAAATTGCAGTTACTTGAGCCAGCGAAATTATAACGTGTCGATACACTGAATAAGGTAAATTCAACATACTTGATACTTGTCACCAGTCTTCAGATCTTTCTCCAACTTTTTAATTTGTCCAGAAAGCCTTCCTAGCTCCCCAACCTGATTTAGGAGGCAACAGGAACAAATAGTTCATGTTATATGTATACTAAATAATAAATAATACATATAAACAGCAAGGCATAAAGGATGAAGAAAACACACCTCAACTAAAGTGGTGCAAACTGAGGAACCCATCCAACAGTAAAGAGATATACGACCAATTAGCTCAGCACGTTCTTTGTTCTAATACAAACATAATATTTCAAACTAATACCACAATGGTTTTACAGAATCCAATTCATAACAATGGAATTGAAGGAAGTACATGGTAAATATATACCTTATAAATGCCTGTTCTGCCAAGCCAGACAATTTGGTCAAGAAACAGAAAAGTTGACAGCAATGCATTTTTCGACTGTACAAACAAGAAGTCATAACTGAAAAATCATTATAATATGACAACAACAGGTAGAAATCACATTCCGGTAAGAAGTAAACCATACCTTTCCAAGCAGAACAAGAGGAAGAGGAGTTCCAGGAGCAGTTGGACTAATCAGACCATGAAGATCATTCACAAACTGGAACCAAGAAGACAATTGATAAAATGTTCAAGAATGTAACTTACTGAAATTCAACTTCCATGTCATATTGTGATTGGAGTACTAAAGGTCCATTTTCTTCCTTATAAAGTTTGAAGGAGGATTGGAAATAGCAAGAAGGGATTCATTTAAGCCTCATCCTTACTCACTCTGGTCCTTCCAGATGATTGTGGAAAGATCATCAAATAAAGCAGAAATAGTATTTTGGCCTATTGTTTAATGCCAACAGTCTGTATGATATTATATTCTATTTCTAACCTTGAAAAGACGGAAAACTTTACGTGCCAAACTAGTCGTTTTGTC
Above is a window of Fragaria vesca subsp. vesca linkage group LG7, FraVesHawaii_1.0, whole genome shotgun sequence DNA encoding:
- the LOC101294696 gene encoding peroxisomal membrane protein 11D-like gives rise to the protein MSTLDATRTELALAVLYLNKAEARDKICRAIQYGSKFLSNGQPGTAQNVDKTTSLARKVFRLFKFVNDLHGLISPTAPGTPLPLVLLGKSKNALLSTFLFLDQIVWLGRTGIYKNKERAELIGRISLYCWMGSSVCTTLVEVGELGRLSGQIKKLEKDLKTGDKYQNEAYRAKFKKSNERSLALVKAAMDTVVAIGLLQLAPKKITPRVTGALGFTTSLISCYQLLPAPVKAKTS